The following are encoded together in the Prionailurus viverrinus isolate Anna chromosome B3, UM_Priviv_1.0, whole genome shotgun sequence genome:
- the DHRS2 gene encoding dehydrogenase/reductase SDR family member 2, mitochondrial isoform X1: MLPTVACIHRGLFCSCAGLSVRMTSRGIGQKGILANRVAVVTGSTDGIGFAIARRLARDGAHVVVSSRKQQNVDWAVAALQGEGLSVVGTVCHVGKAEDRERLVATVVEHCGGLDFLVCSAGVNPLVGSTLGASEQVWDKILEVNVKAPALILSQLLPHMEKRGRGAVILVSSISAYVPHVELGPYNISKMALLGLTRTLSLELAPKGIRVNCLVPGIIKTDFSKVVRTGASKPESEIIDMCSVLLLSRIGQPEDCAGLVSFLCSPDASYITGENIVVAGFSSRL, from the exons ATGCTCCCAACAGTGGCCTGCATCCACAGAGGCTTGTTCTGTTCCTGTGCTGGACTCTCTGTGCGCATGACCAGCAGGGGGATAGGCCAAAAGGGCATCCTGGCCAATCGGGTGGCCGTCGTCACGGGGTCCACTGATGG GATCGGCTTTGCTATCGCCAGGCGCCTGGCCCGGGACGGGGCCCACGTGGTGGTCAGCAGCCGGAAGCAGCAGAATGTAGACTGGGCAGTGGCGGcgctgcagggggaggggctgagtgTGGTGGGCACCGTGTGCCACGTGGGGAAGGCCGAGGACCGGGAGCGACTGGTGGCCACG GTCGTGGAGCACTGTGGGGGTCTCGACTTCCTGGTGTGCAGTGCAGGTGTCAACCCGTTGGTGGGAAGCACCCTGGGGGCCAGTGAGCAAGTGTGGGACAAG ATCCTGGAAGTGAATGTGAAGGCCCCGGCCCTGATACTGAGCCAGCTGCTGCCCCACATGGAGAAGAGGGG gaGGGGGGCGGTCATCCTGGTCTCCTCCATTTCAGCGTATGTACCACATGTG GAGCTGGGTCCCTACAACATCAGTAAGATGGCCCTGCTGGGCCTCACCAGGACACTGTCATTGGAGCTGGCCCCCAAGGGCATCCGGGTGAACTGCCTGGTTCCAGGAATAATCAAGACTGACTTCAGCAAAGTGGTGAGGACTGGGGCAT CAAAACCAGAGTCTGAGATCATTGACATGTGTTCTGTCCTCCTTCTGTCCAGGATTGGGCAGCCTGAGGACTGCGCGGGACTTGTGTCCTTCCTGTGCTCTCCAGACGCCAGCTACATCACCGGCGAGAACATCGTGGTGGCCGGCTTCTCCTCTCGTCTCTGA
- the DHRS2 gene encoding dehydrogenase/reductase SDR family member 2, mitochondrial isoform X4 — protein MLPTVACIHRGLFCSCAGLSVRMTSRGIGQKGILANRVAVVTGSTDGIGFAIARRLARDGAHVVVSSRKQQNVDWAVAALQGEGLSVVGTVCHVGKAEDRERLVATVVEHCGGLDFLVCSAGVNPLVGSTLGASEQVWDKILEVNVKAPALILSQLLPHMEKRGRGAVILVSSISAYVPHVELGPYNISKMALLGLTRTLSLELAPKGIRVNCLVPGIIKTDFSKVAYKNEVFWNNFKEDHKVQRIGQPEDCAGLVSFLCSPDASYITGENIVVAGFSSRL, from the exons ATGCTCCCAACAGTGGCCTGCATCCACAGAGGCTTGTTCTGTTCCTGTGCTGGACTCTCTGTGCGCATGACCAGCAGGGGGATAGGCCAAAAGGGCATCCTGGCCAATCGGGTGGCCGTCGTCACGGGGTCCACTGATGG GATCGGCTTTGCTATCGCCAGGCGCCTGGCCCGGGACGGGGCCCACGTGGTGGTCAGCAGCCGGAAGCAGCAGAATGTAGACTGGGCAGTGGCGGcgctgcagggggaggggctgagtgTGGTGGGCACCGTGTGCCACGTGGGGAAGGCCGAGGACCGGGAGCGACTGGTGGCCACG GTCGTGGAGCACTGTGGGGGTCTCGACTTCCTGGTGTGCAGTGCAGGTGTCAACCCGTTGGTGGGAAGCACCCTGGGGGCCAGTGAGCAAGTGTGGGACAAG ATCCTGGAAGTGAATGTGAAGGCCCCGGCCCTGATACTGAGCCAGCTGCTGCCCCACATGGAGAAGAGGGG gaGGGGGGCGGTCATCCTGGTCTCCTCCATTTCAGCGTATGTACCACATGTG GAGCTGGGTCCCTACAACATCAGTAAGATGGCCCTGCTGGGCCTCACCAGGACACTGTCATTGGAGCTGGCCCCCAAGGGCATCCGGGTGAACTGCCTGGTTCCAGGAATAATCAAGACTGACTTCAGCAAAGTG GCATACAAGAATGAggttttttggaacaacttcaaggAAGATCACAAAGTTCAGAG GATTGGGCAGCCTGAGGACTGCGCGGGACTTGTGTCCTTCCTGTGCTCTCCAGACGCCAGCTACATCACCGGCGAGAACATCGTGGTGGCCGGCTTCTCCTCTCGTCTCTGA
- the DHRS2 gene encoding dehydrogenase/reductase SDR family member 2, mitochondrial isoform X2: protein MLPTVACIHRGLFCSCAGLSVRMTSRGIGQKGILANRVAVVTGSTDGIGFAIARRLARDGAHVVVSSRKQQNVDWAVAALQGEGLSVVGTVCHVGKAEDRERLVATVVEHCGGLDFLVCSAGVNPLVGSTLGASEQVWDKILEVNVKAPALILSQLLPHMEKRGRGAVILVSSISAYVPHVELGPYNISKMALLGLTRTLSLELAPKGIRVNCLVPGIIKTDFSKSEIIDMCSVLLLSRIGQPEDCAGLVSFLCSPDASYITGENIVVAGFSSRL, encoded by the exons ATGCTCCCAACAGTGGCCTGCATCCACAGAGGCTTGTTCTGTTCCTGTGCTGGACTCTCTGTGCGCATGACCAGCAGGGGGATAGGCCAAAAGGGCATCCTGGCCAATCGGGTGGCCGTCGTCACGGGGTCCACTGATGG GATCGGCTTTGCTATCGCCAGGCGCCTGGCCCGGGACGGGGCCCACGTGGTGGTCAGCAGCCGGAAGCAGCAGAATGTAGACTGGGCAGTGGCGGcgctgcagggggaggggctgagtgTGGTGGGCACCGTGTGCCACGTGGGGAAGGCCGAGGACCGGGAGCGACTGGTGGCCACG GTCGTGGAGCACTGTGGGGGTCTCGACTTCCTGGTGTGCAGTGCAGGTGTCAACCCGTTGGTGGGAAGCACCCTGGGGGCCAGTGAGCAAGTGTGGGACAAG ATCCTGGAAGTGAATGTGAAGGCCCCGGCCCTGATACTGAGCCAGCTGCTGCCCCACATGGAGAAGAGGGG gaGGGGGGCGGTCATCCTGGTCTCCTCCATTTCAGCGTATGTACCACATGTG GAGCTGGGTCCCTACAACATCAGTAAGATGGCCCTGCTGGGCCTCACCAGGACACTGTCATTGGAGCTGGCCCCCAAGGGCATCCGGGTGAACTGCCTGGTTCCAGGAATAATCAAGACTGACTTCAGCAAA TCTGAGATCATTGACATGTGTTCTGTCCTCCTTCTGTCCAGGATTGGGCAGCCTGAGGACTGCGCGGGACTTGTGTCCTTCCTGTGCTCTCCAGACGCCAGCTACATCACCGGCGAGAACATCGTGGTGGCCGGCTTCTCCTCTCGTCTCTGA
- the DHRS2 gene encoding dehydrogenase/reductase SDR family member 2, mitochondrial isoform X3: protein MLPTVACIHRGLFCSCAGLSVRMTSRGIGQKGILANRVAVVTGSTDGIGFAIARRLARDGAHVVVSSRKQQNVDWAVAALQGEGLSVVGTVCHVGKAEDRERLVATVVEHCGGLDFLVCSAGVNPLVGSTLGASEQVWDKVRGCWGEAAKPESEIIDMCSVLLLSRIGQPEDCAGLVSFLCSPDASYITGENIVVAGFSSRL, encoded by the exons ATGCTCCCAACAGTGGCCTGCATCCACAGAGGCTTGTTCTGTTCCTGTGCTGGACTCTCTGTGCGCATGACCAGCAGGGGGATAGGCCAAAAGGGCATCCTGGCCAATCGGGTGGCCGTCGTCACGGGGTCCACTGATGG GATCGGCTTTGCTATCGCCAGGCGCCTGGCCCGGGACGGGGCCCACGTGGTGGTCAGCAGCCGGAAGCAGCAGAATGTAGACTGGGCAGTGGCGGcgctgcagggggaggggctgagtgTGGTGGGCACCGTGTGCCACGTGGGGAAGGCCGAGGACCGGGAGCGACTGGTGGCCACG GTCGTGGAGCACTGTGGGGGTCTCGACTTCCTGGTGTGCAGTGCAGGTGTCAACCCGTTGGTGGGAAGCACCCTGGGGGCCAGTGAGCAAGTGTGGGACAAGGTGAGAGGCTGCTGGGGGGA AGCAGCAAAACCAGAGTCTGAGATCATTGACATGTGTTCTGTCCTCCTTCTGTCCAGGATTGGGCAGCCTGAGGACTGCGCGGGACTTGTGTCCTTCCTGTGCTCTCCAGACGCCAGCTACATCACCGGCGAGAACATCGTGGTGGCCGGCTTCTCCTCTCGTCTCTGA